CGCGCATTAGCGCAAGACTTGCCTGCTCCTCGAATTGTCTGATCGTCGTCGCTGTTTCCGCTATAAAATCTAGCGCGGCGACGAGCTTGTCACTCTCACCGAATTGACTCGAACCGCCGTATTCGCGGATCGTTTCGCCCGCCGCCTGGTCAACATCTGGCGCATTCATTGACGTCTCCGGCGGTCGTTGATGGATGCACGACCCGAGAATCTTGCCCTCGCGCAAAATGCTTCGAAAGGCCCAAACTGACAGCCCGGAGGCAGCCGTTCCCAAACTTCCGCTTCAATTCGCCCGAATTTAGGGCGCTGACTGCCCCGCTTGCCTTGGGGCGCTTCAGACCTAATTGGGCCGCGTCGCTCAGTGTGGAGTAAAGCGGCACTTGTTAGCGCCCTCGCCCGCGGCTTCACGGTCGCGGGCCTTTTTTCAGCCTCACGCCGGACGATCGGAGGGCGGTGCCTATCATCCCGCATGAAAAAGCCCGGTCATCGCCGGCCGGGCTGTGAGTTGCCGTTGATCGCACGCCGCGCAACGGCGGGTGGTCACCTGCTTCTCGTGTCGTGCGTCGCCATTGCGCCCTCATTTCACGGCAATTCGGTTGCAGACCATTACCGCGCGCCGATCTGCGGCGTTTCATTCAACGGCCGTTCAGTGGCGCGATGGGAGAAATTGTAGGGGGCGAAGGAGGAACCCACATGTTGAGCAGAATTTCCGTCGTCGCGGCTTTGGGTGCAGCTTTAATCCTCCCCTCAACAGCAATGGCGCAGTATGGCGGCTGGGGTTGGGGCGGCCAATATGTCAACGGCGGCGACAAATTGTGCCAGATGGCGGCGTAAAAGTGTACCGTTCTGGTTGAGAGAAAAGGGCCGTGAAGCCCTTGTGAGTTGGGTTGTCGCGCGCATTGAGGCGCGCGGAGCGTAGCGAAGCGCGCTTCAATGCGCGCGGCGGCGGTTAAATGTCTGCGTCGGCTTCTCCCTTGGTTCTTGGGCTTACGCTAGGCTCGTCGGCATTGCGCCGTTGCGCCTTCCTGGCTGTCGCGAGACGATAGCTGTCGCCGTTCATCTCCAGAATGTGGACATGATGGGTGAGCCGATCGAGCAGTGCGCCGGTGAGCCGTTCCGACCCGAACACCGACGTCCATTCATCGAATGGCAGATTGCTGGTCACCAGCGTGGCGCCACGTTCATAGCGCTGGCTGAAGACCTCGAAGAGCAGTTCAGAACCAACCGCCGTGAACGGCACGTAGCCCAGCTCATCGACGATCAGCAATTTGACGGTGTTGAGATGCTTTTGCAGCGCCCGCAGGCGGCGCTCGTCGCGCGCTTCCATGAGTTCGTGCACGAGAGCGGCGGCCGAGGTGAAGGCGACGCTGAAGCCCTTTTGGCAAGCGGCGAGCCCAAGGGCGAGCGCGACGTGAGTCTTGCCGGTTCCGGATGGACCCAGCGCGATGCAGTTCTGTCGCTTCTCTATCCATTCGCACCGCGCCAGCTCCAGAACCAGCGGCTTGTTGAGTGACGGCTGCGCGGCGAAGTCGAATGTGTCGAGGCTCTTGATCTGCGTAAAGCGC
The Methylocystis hirsuta genome window above contains:
- the istB gene encoding IS21-like element helper ATPase IstB gives rise to the protein MSASQESTSQTIVAPQVLLGNHLKALKLPTFAREYEKVALESAQDRADYPRYLLRLCELERIDRERRNVERRIRLARFTQIKSLDTFDFAAQPSLNKPLVLELARCEWIEKRQNCIALGPSGTGKTHVALALGLAACQKGFSVAFTSAAALVHELMEARDERRLRALQKHLNTVKLLIVDELGYVPFTAVGSELLFEVFSQRYERGATLVTSNLPFDEWTSVFGSERLTGALLDRLTHHVHILEMNGDSYRLATARKAQRRNADEPSVSPRTKGEADADI